From a region of the Rouxiella sp. S1S-2 genome:
- the lptC gene encoding LPS export ABC transporter periplasmic protein LptC — MSKIKRWITLALGLLVLVLVGWTLSDSTDKTPEVAVNNQDPTYQSQHTVTVVYDPTGKLNYRLVSDEVKYYTTDLLTWFTNPVVTMYDQNAVATWTLRADRAKLTNDKMLYLYGHVQVDSLTPATSQLQRIKTDNAQVNLVTQDVASDDEVFIYGTGFTSNGMKMRGNLRNKTAQLIEKVNTNYEIQNQKQNP; from the coding sequence ATGAGCAAAATAAAGCGTTGGATAACCCTGGCACTGGGCCTACTGGTACTGGTGCTTGTGGGCTGGACGTTGTCGGATAGCACCGACAAGACGCCTGAGGTTGCCGTTAATAATCAGGATCCTACGTATCAGAGCCAGCATACGGTAACCGTAGTTTATGACCCCACAGGCAAGCTAAACTACCGGTTGGTCTCTGACGAGGTCAAATATTACACCACTGACTTGTTAACTTGGTTCACAAATCCAGTGGTGACCATGTATGACCAGAATGCCGTCGCGACCTGGACCCTTCGAGCCGATCGCGCCAAGCTGACCAATGATAAAATGCTGTATCTTTATGGTCATGTGCAGGTTGATAGCCTGACGCCGGCAACGTCACAGTTGCAAAGAATAAAAACAGACAATGCCCAGGTTAACCTGGTCACACAGGACGTAGCGTCAGACGACGAAGTCTTTATTTATGGTACCGGTTTTACCTCTAACGGCATGAAAATGCGTGGTAACTTGAGAAATAAAACCGCACAGCTGATCGAAAAGGTAAATACAAATTATGAAATTCAAAACCAAAAACAAAATCCGTAA
- the lptB gene encoding LPS export ABC transporter ATP-binding protein, with the protein MATLIAENLAKAYKGRKVVEDVSLSVKSGEIVGLLGPNGAGKTTTFYMVVGIVQRDAGRIVVDDEDISLLPLHTRARRGIGYLPQEASIFRRLSVFNNLMAVLEIRDDLNKDQRIARANELMEEFHISHLRDNLGQSLSGGERRRVEIARALAANPKFILLDEPFAGVDPISVIDIKKIIEHLRDSGLGVLITDHNVRETLDVCERAYIVSQGRLIAHGTPAEILQDEQVKRVYLGEAFRL; encoded by the coding sequence ATGGCTACATTAATCGCAGAAAACCTGGCTAAAGCCTACAAAGGCCGTAAAGTCGTTGAAGACGTGAGTCTGTCAGTCAAGTCAGGTGAAATCGTCGGCTTATTGGGGCCAAACGGCGCGGGTAAAACCACCACCTTTTACATGGTGGTCGGCATAGTTCAGCGCGATGCAGGACGAATTGTGGTTGATGATGAAGATATCAGCCTACTGCCGTTACACACCCGCGCGCGCCGTGGGATAGGCTATCTGCCTCAGGAAGCGTCTATCTTCCGCCGCCTGAGCGTTTTCAATAATCTGATGGCCGTGCTCGAAATTCGCGACGATCTTAATAAAGATCAGCGTATTGCCCGCGCCAACGAGTTGATGGAAGAGTTCCATATTTCGCACCTGCGCGATAACCTCGGACAGTCACTCTCCGGCGGTGAACGTCGTCGCGTGGAAATTGCCCGTGCGCTGGCCGCCAATCCGAAATTCATTCTGCTCGATGAGCCGTTTGCCGGCGTTGACCCCATTTCAGTCATCGACATCAAGAAAATCATCGAACACCTGCGCGACAGCGGACTCGGCGTGCTGATAACCGACCACAACGTGCGTGAAACGCTGGACGTATGTGAACGCGCTTACATCGTCAGCCAGGGGCGCTTGATTGCCCACGGTACGCCAGCAGAAATACTGCAGGATGAACAGGTCAAACGCGTTTATCTGGGCGAAGCTTTCCGTCTGTAA
- the hpf gene encoding ribosome hibernation promoting factor has translation MQLNITGHHVDITEPLREFVNTKFAKLEQYFDRINQVYVILSVERVQKVAEATLHVNGGELHATSEHQDMYAAIDGLVDKLARQLNKHKDKLKQH, from the coding sequence ATGCAACTCAATATTACCGGACATCACGTAGATATCACCGAGCCTTTGCGCGAATTTGTGAATACAAAGTTTGCCAAACTTGAGCAATACTTTGACCGAATTAACCAGGTTTACGTAATATTGAGTGTCGAGAGAGTGCAGAAAGTGGCGGAAGCTACGCTGCACGTGAACGGGGGCGAGTTGCATGCCACCTCGGAACATCAGGATATGTATGCCGCTATCGATGGCCTGGTTGATAAACTGGCCCGGCAGCTTAATAAGCATAAAGACAAACTGAAACAGCACTGA
- the mlaE gene encoding lipid asymmetry maintenance ABC transporter permease subunit MlaE has product MLIRALASLGRSGIQTCTSFGRAGQLLFRALVGKPQFAKQWPLLIKQLYSVGVLSLLIIVVSGLFIGMVLGLQGYLILTTYSAEASLGMMVALSLLRELGPVVTALLFAGRAGSALTAEIGLMKATEQISSLEMMAIDPLRRVVAPRFWAGLISMPLLTIIFVAVGIWGGSLVGVDWKGIDSGFFWSAMQGAVDWRQDLLNCLIKSVVFAITVTWIALFNGYDAIPTSEGISRATTRTVVHSSLAVLGLDFVLTALMFGN; this is encoded by the coding sequence ATGTTAATTAGGGCGTTAGCGTCATTGGGCCGCAGCGGAATACAGACCTGTACGTCATTCGGACGGGCAGGGCAACTGCTTTTCCGCGCACTGGTAGGAAAGCCGCAGTTTGCCAAGCAATGGCCGTTATTAATCAAACAGCTTTACAGCGTTGGGGTATTGTCGCTGCTGATTATCGTGGTCTCCGGCCTGTTTATCGGCATGGTGCTCGGCTTGCAGGGCTACTTGATATTAACCACCTACAGTGCCGAGGCCAGTCTGGGCATGATGGTGGCGTTGTCCCTGCTGCGCGAACTTGGGCCTGTGGTAACCGCGCTGCTGTTTGCCGGTCGTGCTGGTTCTGCTTTAACCGCAGAAATTGGGCTGATGAAGGCCACCGAGCAAATTTCAAGTCTTGAAATGATGGCCATTGATCCCCTGCGTCGCGTCGTTGCGCCGCGTTTCTGGGCCGGGCTTATCAGCATGCCTCTGCTGACGATAATTTTCGTCGCCGTGGGCATCTGGGGTGGCTCGCTGGTGGGTGTTGACTGGAAAGGCATCGACAGCGGCTTTTTCTGGTCGGCAATGCAAGGTGCTGTAGATTGGCGTCAAGACTTGCTCAACTGCCTGATTAAAAGCGTTGTTTTTGCCATAACTGTAACCTGGATAGCGCTATTCAATGGTTACGATGCAATCCCAACCTCTGAAGGGATTAGCCGGGCTACGACCCGTACCGTGGTGCACTCGTCACTGGCGGTGCTGGGATTGGATTTTGTGCTGACAGCACTGATGTTTGGGAATTGA
- the mlaD gene encoding outer membrane lipid asymmetry maintenance protein MlaD — protein MQNKKSEVWVGAFMLIALCAALFICLKVADIRSFGSDPTYRIYADFDNIGGLKTGSPVKVGGVVIGRVNNITLDKNLSPRVAMDIDQKYNQIPDTSSLAIRTSGLLGEQFLALNIGFQDPDMGTTILKNDGTIQDTKSAMVLEDLIGQFLYKSGGKDDAAKSDDATATPDGSSAPAPASPTAPAPAAQGN, from the coding sequence ATGCAAAACAAAAAGAGTGAAGTCTGGGTTGGGGCATTCATGCTCATCGCACTGTGCGCCGCGTTATTTATTTGCCTGAAAGTGGCGGATATTCGTTCATTCGGTTCCGATCCGACTTACCGTATTTATGCCGATTTCGACAATATTGGCGGGTTGAAAACGGGTTCGCCGGTTAAAGTGGGGGGAGTGGTGATTGGCCGCGTCAACAATATCACGCTAGATAAAAACCTTTCGCCGCGCGTGGCGATGGATATCGACCAAAAATACAACCAGATCCCGGACACCAGTTCGCTGGCTATCCGCACTTCGGGTTTGCTGGGGGAGCAGTTCCTGGCGCTGAATATCGGTTTCCAAGACCCTGATATGGGGACGACCATTTTGAAAAATGACGGCACCATTCAGGACACGAAATCGGCTATGGTTCTGGAAGATTTGATAGGCCAGTTCCTTTATAAAAGCGGCGGTAAAGACGACGCTGCAAAATCGGATGATGCCACAGCAACGCCGGATGGCTCGAGCGCACCTGCTCCAGCTTCTCCAACTGCACCCGCGCCTGCGGCACAAGGTAATTAA
- the kdsC gene encoding 3-deoxy-manno-octulosonate-8-phosphatase KdsC has translation MSNSAANVDTCYGPVSAEVLERAKAVRLLICDVDGVMSDGLIFMGNNGEELKSFNVRDGYGIRCLITSDIDVAIITGRKAKLLEDRAKTLGIRHLYQGQSDKLLAFRELLDTLSLQPEQVAYIGDDLIDWPVMEKVGLSVAVNDAHPILLPKAHYVTRIAGGRGAVRELCDLILLAQGKLEDAKGLSI, from the coding sequence ATGAGTAATAGCGCAGCCAATGTGGATACCTGTTATGGTCCCGTTAGCGCAGAAGTGCTTGAACGAGCCAAAGCTGTCCGCCTGCTGATTTGCGACGTTGACGGCGTCATGTCTGATGGCTTGATTTTCATGGGAAATAACGGCGAAGAGTTGAAAAGCTTTAACGTTCGGGACGGTTATGGCATCCGCTGCCTGATTACCTCCGATATCGACGTCGCGATTATTACCGGGCGCAAGGCCAAATTATTGGAAGATCGTGCCAAAACTCTGGGCATTCGCCATCTTTATCAGGGCCAGTCAGATAAGCTTTTGGCCTTCCGCGAACTGTTAGATACACTGTCACTGCAACCCGAGCAGGTCGCCTATATCGGTGATGACTTGATAGACTGGCCAGTCATGGAGAAAGTAGGACTCTCGGTCGCGGTAAACGATGCACACCCTATTTTGCTACCCAAGGCGCATTATGTGACGCGCATAGCAGGTGGACGTGGCGCAGTACGCGAATTATGCGACCTGATTTTACTGGCGCAGGGCAAGCTGGAGGACGCCAAAGGGCTGTCGATATGA
- the ptsN gene encoding PTS IIA-like nitrogen regulatory protein PtsN, with protein sequence MINDTALQLTSVLNAECTKSNVHCASKKRALEIISELAAKQLNLAPQVIFDAILTRERMGSTGIGAGIAIPHGKLEEDTLRAVGVFIQLEQPIAFDAVDNQPVDLLFALLVPADQCKTHLHTLSLVAKKLADKAVCRRLRSAQSDEELFQIITEDE encoded by the coding sequence ATGATCAACGATACAGCACTGCAGCTGACCTCGGTATTAAATGCCGAATGCACGAAAAGCAACGTTCACTGCGCCAGTAAAAAACGCGCACTTGAAATCATCAGCGAACTGGCGGCTAAACAGCTGAACCTCGCACCGCAGGTGATTTTTGATGCCATTCTTACCCGCGAACGCATGGGCAGTACCGGGATTGGTGCTGGGATTGCTATCCCTCATGGAAAACTTGAAGAAGACACGCTGCGAGCCGTAGGGGTGTTCATTCAGCTTGAACAGCCGATTGCTTTCGATGCGGTTGACAATCAGCCGGTTGACCTGCTTTTTGCCTTGCTGGTTCCAGCCGATCAATGTAAAACCCATTTACATACCCTCTCATTGGTGGCCAAAAAGCTCGCCGATAAAGCGGTATGCCGTCGCCTGCGCAGTGCGCAAAGTGACGAGGAACTGTTCCAGATTATTACCGAAGACGAGTAA
- the mlaF gene encoding phospholipid ABC transporter ATP-binding protein MlaF — protein MSQSEANLVEIKGMSFMRGDRPIFEEINMTVPKGKVTAIMGPSGIGKTTLLRLIGGQLAPDSGEIWFDGDNIPTLSRRKLYEARKKMSMLFQSGALFTDLTVFENVAFPLREHSKLPEELLRTTVMMKLEAVGLRGAAELMPAELSGGMARRVALARSIALDPELIMFDEPFVGQDPITMGVLVKLIDELNHALGVTCIVVSHDVPEVLSIADYAYIVAAQHVIAEGTTEELHNNPDPRVRQFLDGIADGPVPFRFPAGDYKTELLG, from the coding sequence ATGAGTCAGAGCGAAGCGAATCTGGTCGAGATCAAAGGCATGAGTTTCATGCGTGGCGATCGTCCCATTTTCGAAGAGATAAACATGACCGTACCGAAAGGCAAAGTGACCGCTATCATGGGGCCTTCGGGTATCGGTAAAACAACCTTGCTTCGACTGATCGGCGGACAACTTGCGCCGGACAGTGGCGAAATCTGGTTTGATGGTGACAACATACCTACGCTGTCTCGCCGCAAACTGTACGAAGCACGCAAAAAAATGAGCATGTTGTTCCAGTCCGGGGCACTGTTTACCGACCTCACTGTCTTTGAAAACGTGGCGTTTCCGCTGCGCGAGCACAGTAAGCTGCCGGAAGAACTACTGCGTACGACGGTGATGATGAAACTCGAGGCAGTGGGCCTGCGCGGCGCGGCTGAGCTGATGCCTGCTGAACTGTCTGGCGGCATGGCGCGTCGCGTTGCGTTGGCGCGTTCTATTGCGCTTGACCCAGAACTCATCATGTTCGATGAACCTTTCGTCGGTCAGGACCCTATTACGATGGGGGTACTGGTCAAGCTCATTGACGAGCTAAACCATGCTCTCGGCGTCACCTGCATTGTCGTTTCTCACGATGTGCCTGAGGTTCTGAGCATTGCTGACTATGCTTATATTGTTGCCGCTCAGCACGTTATTGCTGAAGGAACCACTGAGGAATTGCATAATAATCCAGACCCGCGCGTTCGCCAGTTTCTCGACGGTATCGCCGATGGACCGGTGCCTTTCCGTTTCCCAGCCGGTGATTATAAAACCGAGCTGCTTGGATGA
- the npr gene encoding PTS phosphocarrier protein NPr — MSIKQKVEIKNRLGMHARPAMKLFELVQSFESEVMLRNDAGIEAEASSVIALLMLDSPKGQEIEIEATGPDEAEALAAVLNLINSGFDED; from the coding sequence ATGTCGATAAAACAAAAAGTTGAGATAAAAAACAGGCTCGGCATGCACGCTCGTCCGGCAATGAAACTGTTTGAGCTGGTGCAAAGTTTTGAGTCGGAAGTGATGCTGCGTAACGACGCGGGAATTGAAGCTGAAGCCAGCAGCGTTATCGCCCTGCTGATGCTCGATTCTCCTAAAGGTCAGGAAATAGAAATCGAAGCCACCGGTCCCGACGAGGCCGAAGCGCTGGCTGCCGTACTTAACCTGATTAATTCAGGTTTTGACGAAGACTGA
- the kdsD gene encoding arabinose-5-phosphate isomerase KdsD: MTPFDYKTFNFIDVGKQVLLTEREGLEQLDQYINDDFSRACEMMFHCSGKIVVMGMGKSGHVGRKMAATFASTGTPAFFVHPGEASHGDLGMVSKQDIVILISNSGESHEILALIPVLKRLDIRLICLTANPESSMGKAANVHICVKVPQEACPLGLAPTTSTTAVMVMGDALAVALLEARGFTAEDFALSHPGGALGRKLLLRVSDIMHTGTEIPQVSRDASLRDALLEITRKNLGMTVITDDLMKIEGIFTDGDLRRIFDMGVNVNEAKITDVMTTGGIRVRPTLLAVDALNLMQDKHITCVMVADGDQLLGVVHMHDMLRAGVV; the protein is encoded by the coding sequence ATGACACCATTTGATTACAAGACATTTAACTTTATCGACGTCGGCAAACAGGTTCTGTTAACCGAAAGAGAAGGCCTGGAACAGCTGGATCAATACATTAATGACGACTTTAGTCGCGCCTGTGAAATGATGTTCCACTGTAGCGGCAAGATTGTTGTTATGGGTATGGGCAAATCAGGGCACGTTGGGCGTAAAATGGCGGCAACGTTTGCCAGCACCGGCACGCCGGCCTTTTTTGTGCACCCCGGCGAAGCCAGCCACGGCGATCTGGGCATGGTATCAAAGCAGGACATCGTGATCCTGATTTCAAATTCTGGCGAATCTCATGAGATACTGGCGCTTATCCCGGTATTGAAGCGCCTGGATATCCGCCTGATCTGCCTGACTGCCAATCCGGAAAGCTCGATGGGCAAAGCGGCAAACGTGCATATCTGTGTCAAAGTTCCGCAGGAAGCCTGTCCGTTAGGACTGGCGCCTACCACCAGCACCACGGCGGTCATGGTCATGGGCGATGCCTTGGCCGTTGCCCTGCTCGAAGCGCGCGGATTTACGGCAGAAGATTTTGCCTTGTCTCACCCTGGCGGCGCACTGGGTCGCAAGCTTCTCCTGCGCGTGAGCGATATCATGCACACTGGCACCGAAATCCCGCAGGTTAGCCGAGATGCTTCTCTGCGCGATGCGTTGCTGGAAATTACCCGAAAAAACCTCGGCATGACGGTGATTACCGATGATCTAATGAAAATCGAAGGGATCTTTACCGACGGTGATTTACGTCGAATCTTCGATATGGGCGTTAACGTCAACGAGGCCAAAATTACCGATGTCATGACCACCGGCGGCATTCGGGTGCGTCCCACGCTGTTGGCAGTTGATGCCCTCAATTTGATGCAGGACAAACACATTACCTGCGTGATGGTTGCCGATGGCGACCAGTTGCTGGGTGTGGTACATATGCATGACATGTTGAGAGCCGGCGTGGTTTGA
- the lptA gene encoding lipopolysaccharide ABC transporter substrate-binding protein LptA, with protein MKFKTKNKIRNLLITTSLLAVSIPALALKTDTSQPMTITSDNQAVDINSNTVTLTGNVVVKQGSILVHADRATIVRPNGQSGKEVVEGFGNPVTFFQMQDNGKPIKGHALKVRYEVDKDLITLTGDAYLEQLDSNVQGDRITYLVQQQQMQAFSDKGKRVTTVLVPSQLQQKTPAAAGQKKSN; from the coding sequence ATGAAATTCAAAACCAAAAACAAAATCCGTAACCTATTGATCACGACCTCGCTGTTAGCGGTAAGTATTCCGGCGCTGGCATTGAAAACTGACACCTCTCAACCAATGACGATCACCTCTGACAATCAAGCGGTTGATATCAATAGCAACACCGTAACCCTGACCGGAAACGTTGTGGTGAAACAGGGCAGTATTCTTGTTCATGCCGACCGCGCGACCATCGTTCGCCCCAACGGGCAATCGGGTAAAGAAGTGGTGGAAGGTTTCGGTAATCCTGTAACCTTTTTCCAGATGCAGGATAACGGCAAGCCTATTAAAGGCCACGCATTGAAAGTACGCTATGAAGTCGACAAAGACTTAATTACGCTGACCGGCGATGCCTACCTTGAGCAGCTCGACAGCAACGTGCAGGGCGATCGCATTACCTATCTGGTGCAACAGCAGCAGATGCAGGCCTTCAGCGACAAGGGCAAACGTGTGACCACCGTGCTGGTTCCTTCTCAGCTACAGCAAAAGACCCCTGCTGCAGCAGGTCAGAAAAAGAGTAACTGA
- the rpoN gene encoding RNA polymerase factor sigma-54 — translation MKQGLQLRLSQQLAMTPQLQQAIRLLQLSTLELQQEIQLALESNPLLEQSDLHDEIDAKETTESEALDTREALEQKDMPEELPLDATWDEIYTAGTPSGTGNDYSDDELPVYQGETTQTLQDYLMWQVELTPFTDTDRAIATSIVDAVDDTGYLTISLDDILESIGDEEVSMDEVEAVLKRVQRFDPVGVAAKDLRDCLLIQLSQYASDTPHLTEARLIVSEHLDLLANHDFRALMRSTRLKEDTLKCAMMFIQSLDPRPGQSINTGESEYVIPDVLVRKVGKIWTVELNSDSIPRLKINQQYAAMGNSVRNDSDGQFIRSNLQEAKWLIKSLESRNDTLLKVTRCIVEQQQAFFDFGEEFMKPMVLADIASAVDMHESTISRVTTQKFLHSPRGIFELKYFFSSHVSTDTGGEASSTAIRALVRKLIAAENPVKPLSDSKLATMLSDQGIMVARRTVAKYRESLSIPPSNQRKQLV, via the coding sequence ATGAAGCAAGGTTTGCAACTCAGGCTCAGCCAACAATTGGCAATGACACCCCAGCTACAGCAGGCAATCCGCCTGTTGCAGCTGTCCACGCTTGAACTCCAGCAAGAAATACAATTGGCGCTGGAAAGCAACCCGCTGTTGGAACAATCCGACCTGCACGATGAAATAGACGCGAAAGAAACAACCGAAAGTGAAGCCCTGGATACCCGCGAAGCCCTCGAGCAAAAAGACATGCCCGAGGAGCTGCCGCTCGACGCAACCTGGGATGAAATCTATACCGCAGGCACGCCGTCAGGCACCGGTAACGACTACAGTGACGATGAGCTGCCGGTGTATCAGGGTGAAACGACTCAGACCCTGCAGGATTACCTGATGTGGCAGGTTGAACTTACCCCGTTCACCGACACTGACCGCGCGATTGCCACCTCCATTGTCGACGCCGTAGATGACACCGGTTATCTGACCATCTCGCTCGACGATATTCTTGAAAGCATTGGCGATGAAGAAGTCAGCATGGACGAAGTTGAAGCCGTGCTCAAACGCGTTCAACGTTTCGACCCCGTCGGCGTGGCGGCGAAAGACCTGCGCGACTGTCTGCTGATACAGCTCTCTCAATATGCCTCTGATACGCCGCACTTAACGGAAGCACGGCTGATCGTCAGCGAGCATCTGGACTTGCTCGCGAATCACGATTTTCGTGCGCTGATGCGTTCAACGCGTCTAAAAGAGGATACACTCAAGTGTGCGATGATGTTTATCCAGTCTCTGGACCCTAGACCCGGGCAGTCGATCAACACCGGTGAGTCCGAGTACGTCATTCCTGATGTGCTGGTACGTAAAGTGGGTAAAATCTGGACCGTAGAGCTAAATTCCGACAGCATTCCGCGCCTGAAGATCAATCAGCAGTATGCTGCGATGGGTAATTCGGTGCGTAACGACAGCGACGGGCAATTTATTCGCAGTAATCTTCAAGAGGCCAAATGGCTGATAAAAAGCCTTGAGAGCCGCAATGACACGTTATTGAAGGTCACACGTTGTATTGTTGAGCAGCAGCAGGCATTCTTTGACTTTGGTGAAGAATTTATGAAACCTATGGTGTTGGCAGATATTGCCAGCGCCGTGGACATGCACGAATCGACCATCTCCCGCGTGACCACGCAGAAATTTTTGCACAGTCCACGAGGGATTTTCGAGCTTAAATATTTCTTCTCCAGTCACGTGAGTACGGATACCGGCGGTGAAGCTTCATCCACGGCTATCCGCGCACTGGTCAGGAAATTAATAGCGGCGGAAAACCCCGTCAAACCTCTGAGCGACAGCAAGTTAGCCACTATGCTATCGGATCAAGGCATTATGGTGGCACGACGCACTGTAGCGAAATACCGAGAGTCTTTGTCAATCCCGCCCTCAAACCAGCGCAAACAGTTGGTTTGA
- the rapZ gene encoding RNase adapter RapZ: MVLMIVSGRSGSGKSVALRALEDMGFYCVDNLPVVLLPQLAQELAQRNTSAAVSIDVRNMPETPEVYEHAMTQLPDSFSPQLLFLDADRNTLIRRYSDTRRLHPLSSKNLSLESAIDQEAELLEPLRSSADLIIDTSEMSVHELAEMLRTRLLGKRERELTMVFESFGFKHGIPIDADYVFDVRFLPNPHWDPKLRPMTGLDKPVAAFLDRHTEVHNFIYQTRSYLEQWLPMLETNNRSYLTVAIGCTGGKHRSVYVAEELADYFRSRGKNVQSRHRTLEKRKS; encoded by the coding sequence ATGGTGCTGATGATTGTCAGCGGCCGTTCTGGTTCTGGAAAGTCCGTAGCCCTGCGTGCGCTTGAGGATATGGGCTTTTACTGCGTTGATAACCTGCCGGTGGTACTGCTCCCCCAGCTCGCACAGGAGCTGGCACAGCGTAATACCTCAGCGGCAGTAAGTATTGACGTGCGCAACATGCCAGAAACGCCTGAAGTTTACGAACATGCCATGACTCAGCTGCCAGACAGCTTCTCACCCCAGTTGCTGTTTCTGGATGCCGATCGCAACACGCTTATCCGTCGCTATAGCGACACGCGGCGTTTACACCCTCTTTCCAGCAAAAATCTGTCTCTCGAAAGCGCCATCGATCAAGAGGCCGAGCTGCTTGAGCCTTTGCGCTCCAGCGCAGACCTGATTATCGACACCTCAGAGATGTCGGTGCACGAACTGGCTGAAATGCTGCGTACCCGCCTGCTGGGCAAACGCGAGCGTGAACTGACCATGGTGTTTGAGTCTTTCGGATTCAAACACGGCATTCCTATTGACGCCGACTACGTGTTTGACGTGCGTTTCTTGCCTAACCCACACTGGGATCCGAAGCTTCGCCCGATGACCGGCCTGGATAAACCCGTTGCCGCCTTCCTTGACCGCCATACAGAAGTTCATAACTTTATTTACCAGACACGCAGCTATCTCGAACAGTGGTTACCGATGCTGGAAACCAACAATCGCAGTTATCTGACTGTAGCTATCGGGTGTACTGGCGGGAAGCACCGCTCGGTTTACGTCGCCGAAGAGCTCGCCGATTACTTCCGCTCTCGTGGAAAAAACGTACAGTCACGCCACCGTACGTTAGAAAAACGCAAATCATGA
- a CDS encoding calcium/sodium antiporter, whose amino-acid sequence MLLAIVLMIVGLFLLVYAADRLVYGASVLASSIGIPPLIIGMTVVGVGISLPELVVSTTAALNGQMDLAVGNVIGSNITNILLILGGAALIHPLSVRSDILRRELPLMLIVTVLCGFLLSDSELSRLDGVILIAAAAIFLMLMVKIAKMSQHVGQDTLTREQMAELPQDGSNTVAFLWLALGFIIMPLASNMIVDNASVMARFFGVSELVIGLTVVAIGTSLPELATFIAGALKGEDDIALGNIIGANIFNMCLVLGLPALVAPGHFNPDAFHRDYWVMLVVSVILTGLCLMRKHRIGHLAGALLLCGFIAYLGVLFFVPDSITFFNR is encoded by the coding sequence ATGCTTCTCGCTATCGTACTAATGATTGTCGGCCTGTTTCTGTTAGTTTATGCCGCCGATCGTTTGGTGTACGGAGCTTCGGTCCTGGCAAGCTCAATAGGCATTCCCCCTCTTATCATTGGTATGACCGTCGTAGGTGTAGGAATCTCCCTGCCCGAGCTGGTGGTATCAACAACCGCAGCACTGAACGGTCAGATGGATTTGGCCGTCGGCAACGTAATTGGTTCGAATATCACGAATATTCTTCTGATTCTAGGCGGCGCTGCGCTGATTCATCCACTTTCCGTACGTTCTGATATCTTACGCCGTGAACTGCCGTTAATGTTAATAGTGACAGTGCTTTGCGGTTTTTTACTGAGCGACAGTGAGTTAAGTCGGTTGGACGGTGTCATATTGATAGCCGCCGCGGCGATATTTTTAATGCTGATGGTAAAAATCGCCAAGATGTCGCAGCACGTCGGGCAAGATACGCTGACCCGCGAGCAAATGGCTGAATTACCTCAGGACGGAAGCAACACAGTAGCATTTTTGTGGCTGGCGCTGGGGTTTATTATCATGCCGCTGGCTTCAAACATGATTGTCGACAATGCTTCAGTTATGGCCCGTTTTTTCGGCGTGAGCGAGCTGGTGATTGGGCTGACTGTGGTCGCTATCGGCACCAGTTTACCTGAGCTGGCGACTTTTATTGCCGGTGCACTTAAAGGTGAAGACGACATTGCCCTAGGCAATATCATTGGCGCAAACATTTTTAATATGTGCCTGGTTCTCGGCCTGCCCGCGCTAGTGGCTCCGGGCCATTTCAATCCCGATGCGTTTCACCGGGACTACTGGGTCATGCTGGTGGTCAGCGTAATACTGACAGGCCTTTGCCTGATGCGTAAACACCGGATTGGCCACCTGGCAGGCGCGCTTTTATTGTGCGGATTTATCGCTTATCTGGGCGTGCTTTTCTTCGTTCCGGACAGCATTACCTTCTTCAATAGGTAA